GCGTCGAAACGCTGTACCTACTGACGACGACCGCGGCCGAGTTCTTCGCGACTCGAGGCTACGAGTACGTCGAACGGGCCGACGCGCCGCCCGCGATTCGGGAGACGGCCGAGTTCGACGACCTCTGTCCCGCGTCGGCCGCGTGTCTACGGACGTCCGTGCTCGAGGGAGCGTGACCGGACCCGGACACGGGTGTGACGCGACGGAATCCGTCCGACGAAACCGGTCAGGGCGATCGCGTCCGGTTCGCTAGATTCGACCGACGGTCGATCGCCGTCTCGAGAGCGGCGCCGAGGAGAACGCCGACGAGCACCTGCCCGTACACGACGTACGGCAGGGGATCGTGTAACGTGAAAAACGCAGTCAAGACCGCCATCCAGCAGACGTAGGCGAGGACGCCGCCGATAGCGAGGTTCGACAGTCGCAGCCCGGCGACCGCCGTTAGCGAAAAGCCGACGACCCCCGTTCCGAGCATCGCCAACGCCAGGATCGCCGCGTCCCCGCTCGCGGCCTCGGGGAGGTACAGGAACCACTTCCAGGCGTCGCCGCCCCGCCACGGCCACGCGACGTAGCCGACGACGGAAAGCAGTATCGCGCTCGTGACGATTTCCTGCGGTCGTCGTCCCATAGTTACTCCTCTGACGATCGAGTATAAAACGATCTAGTAGTATCTGGTTGATATTTACGACGGGCCGAACCGACGCGAGTTCCGACCGAGCGCGCTCGCGGTAGTAGTCTGCAATCGGTCGCTCCGATCGGCGTCGCCGCGAACCCGACCGCGGAGTGGCGACCTCGACCGCTCGAGGACGGCGCGTTTATTTCCCTTCGGAAAAAGCGACGGCTATGCTCGAGGCAGTCCGAACCCGCGCGCGCAGCTATTTCCAGGCGGCCCCGCCGGCCCACGACTGGCACCACGTCCGACGCGTCGAGACACTCGCCGAGACGCTGATCGACCGCCATCCGAGCGACGGAATCGACGAGCGGGTCGTGCGCCTCGCCGTCTCCCTCCACGATATCGGCCGCGAGAGGGAGGACGCCGGCGAGATCGACGACCACGCGGTGTGGGGCGCCCGCGAGTCGCGTCGCATCTTCGAGGACGTCGGCGCCGATCCGGCGACGATCGATGCCGTCGCCCACTGCGTGCGCGCCCACCGCTATTCGAACGCCGTCGAACCCGAGACCCTCGAGGCCGAGATCGTCAGCGACGCGGACGACCTCGACGCGCTCGGGGCGGTCGGGATCGCGCGCACGTTCAGTTACGGCGGCGCGCTGGGCCAGGAGATCCACGATCCCGCGGTGCCGGTCGCCGACGACGAGACCGCATCGGGCGCCACGCAGTACAACCACCTCCACAAGAAGATCCTCGAGCTCCCGGAGCGGATGTACACCGACGTCGGTCGCGAACTCGCCGAGCGGCGCGCGGCGTTCGTCCGCGAGTACGTCGCGCAGTTCGACGCCGAACTGACCGGCGAGCGCTGATTCGATCCGAGCCGATCGATCCTCGAGCCATCAATTCTGAAACAACAACAAACTCGCGTAGGGTTTTTGGTGATCGCTCCGGTACTAGTCCCTGCCGAGGTGAGAACGATGCAAGAGAGTACGCTCGGTCGTCCCGGACGGGATCCCTTCGAGACCCTGGTCGATGTTCTCGCCGAGGCCAGCCGGTACGACCTCCTCCTGGGGGTCGTCCCGGTCGCGTTTACGGTTGCGCTGGTCGCGGCACACGTTCTGCGCCTGCCGGTAGTGCACGCGATGTTCGTCGCGGCGACTATCGGCGCGCTCGTGGTCATCGATGCCTGCTACCTCAATCCCCCCGTCGACCAGGGATCGCCGTAGCGGTATCGACCGCCAACCGTTTCCCGCGGTCGATGGGCCGCGTCGAGGGAGAACTGTACCGACGCCAGCGACGCGTCCGCCGAGTAGCGCCCGTTTGTGACCGCAGTCGGACCGCTCGCGATACCGGAGCAGCGTCGGCCCCGGAACCCTTTTACAACTCTCGCGTCTATTCGGGACTACCAATGGGACTGGGCTCGGATATGTACCGACAGCAGATCCTCGACCACTACAAGAACCCCCGTAACTACGGGGAGCTCGAGGATCCGACGTTCACCCATATCGGCGAGAACCCGATGTGTGGCGACGAGATTCGCATGGACGTCAAGCTCGGCGACGACGAGGAGACGATCGAGCACGTCGCGTTCAAGGGCGACGGCTGTGCGATCAGCCAGGCCTCCGCGAGCATGCTCTCGAAGGAGCTCCGCGGGAAGACCCTCGAGGAGCTCCAGGAGATGAACCGCGACGACGTCATCGACATGCTCGGTGTCGACATCTCGCCGATGCGGGTCAAATGTGCTGTTCTGGCGGAGAAGGTCGCCCAGGACGGTGCGGAGATCTACCAGGGCGAACTCGACGTCGAGAAGACGACGACCGAGGACTGAGCGGCTTTCGGCGGCAGCATCGCGCGGTACCGGCTGACCGATCGACGGAGCCGAGGCCTCGAAACTCGACGGTCCCGACGTCCCTTTTTCGTTCGCGGTCAATTCCGCCGTCCGCGCTCGATTCCAAGCGTTCGTTCGACATCGCGTTCCTCGTCGGGTCACCGGCCGTCGTCTCGATCGCCGCCCCGGGCGGCTAAGCGCGACGATCTACAGTCAAACATAGGACACTGTTTAGCACGGGGTTCGGTCCGTACGCCACATATACGAGTTCACGGTCGAGTCGTGGAATGACGGAGTATGGCCTCGCAGCCACCGCTCGAGATCGACGCACAGTACGCCGACGGGCTGATCCCGTCTCGAGGACAGCTCCCGCAGGAGCCCGAACCGGCCAACTACGTCGTCATCGACGTGACCCACTACTCGACGACCGTGCTGGAACTGTTCGCCGCCGGCGCCGAGTGCGTTCACGTGCCCGAGGAACGCGGCGACGAGTTCGCGTTCCGGAAGGACCACCCGGACGCGAAGATCGGCGGCGGCAGCACCGACGACTACACGCCGACGGAGGGGTACGACTTCTTCAACTCGCCCAGCTACGTCCACGAGGTCGACGTCGAGGGTCGACCGACCGCGATCACGTCGACGAACGGCGGCGCCGCGGTCACCGACCTGCGCAAGCGCGGCGGCGACGACGTCGACGTCTACATCGGCGCGACGGCGAACGCGGCCGCCGTCGCCGACCACCTGCGCGGCGACGACAAACCGACCGTCCCGGTCGCCGCGGGGTCGGAGCTGAAGCCGTCGCCGGAGGACACCGTCGGGGCCGTGCTCGTCCGGCGCTATCTCGACGGGAACCCGCCGAGCGAGGCGGAGCTCGCCGCCTACCAGGAGATCATCGAGGCCGGCAAGCTGGCGAAGTGCGTCGACAAGGCCGACATCCGCGTTCGCGACCTGCTCGAGTACAGCAAGCGGATCGACGTCCACACCGCGGTGCCGAAGCTGGAAGGACAGCGCCTCGTCGACGTGGCCGGCGACGAGGAGGAGCGGAATGCGCCGTCGGCCTGAGGGCGCCGGCGGGTCGGACTGCGAGCGCGGCGACGACCCGGCCCCGCGGTACGACCTCCACACGCACACGCGGTTTTCGGACGGCTCCGAGATGGCGTCGATGATCGAGGCCGCCGTCGCGATCGGTTCGATCCGGTCGAGACGTACGAGCGGCGCCGCCGCTGCGGTCGCGTCCGTAACGATGGGGAGCGTGTCCGTCTCCGAGCCGCGGACCGCTCAGGTCACCGGTCGGGGTCGACTTCGGACAGCGGGTTCGGCACGGTGCCGTGCTCGATGGCGTGGGGCCGCTCGGGGCGGTCGCCGTAACCGAAATCGACGATCCGGTTGCGGTTCAGCGTCAGTTTCGGGAGCGTCGGCTCGAGCAGGTCGAACAGCTCGAACCGATCCTCGAGTTCGGGGAACCGCTCGTGGTAGTCCTCGATCGCGGCCCGGACCTGCCCCCAGAACCGTTCCTCCGGGTAGTCGTGATGGCGGGCCAGCAGGTCCGGACGTCGTCGACGAAGTCCTTGACGGCGAGGCGCGACGGCCGGTCGTCCTCGAGGACGAGGATCGTGTTCTCGCCGTGGGGCGAGAAGGCGGTCCCGTACCGGTAGAGGTAGTGCAGCAGCGGCGGGAGCATCGTGGCGAACAGCTCGTCGAGCCACTCGGAGAGCTCGAGGTCGGAGCGGGCGACCAGCTTCGAGACGACCGGTTCGCCGTCCTCGACGTGTAGCAGCGACGAGAGGGTCATCGCCCGCTCGCCGTCGTCGATCAGGCCCGTGACGCTCTCGCGCCAGACGGTGCCAAGCAGTTCCTTGTACTGGTAGGCCGGGGCCTCGAGCGCGTCGAACGTCGGGTGATCGAAGTTCACGCCGGCGATCTCGCCGGGGAGGACGACCTCGCACTCGTCGCGCAGGAACGGGTCCGAGTCCCGAACGTCCTTGACGTACTCCGTGACCAGCGGGGCGGCCTCGGTGCGCTCGCCGGGGAGCCCGCGCCAGACTAACGTGTTGCTGATCATCATCGGGAGCTTCACGTTGTGCTTACCGGGCTCGTCGGCGTTGACGAACGTCCGGATCGACTGCATCGGCAGGTACTCGTCGGGACCCCGCCCCAGCGGCACGATGTCGTCCGTCGCGATCTGTTTGCCGAACAGCGGTACGACGGTGTTCTCCCACTGCCAGTCGTGAACCGGCAGGAAGCGGTAGTCGTCGGGGTCGAGCCCGCGGTCCTCGAGTTCCGCGCGGAACCGCCCGTAGTGGCTTCCGAGTTCCGACTCGAGCAGCGACTCGTGGTCGAGTCCCTCGACGCTCACGAACTCGGCCGCCTCGCGAGAGACGGCACACCACGAGAGCCGGATCGACTCGGCGCGCTCGGGCGCGTAGTCGCGGTAGTCGTCGTACCCCCAGCCGACTCGGCCCTTGTTGAACGTGAGCCACGGGTGGCCGGTCATCTCGCCCTCGATCTCGGCGTAGGACATGTCGAGGACCGATTTCTCGGCGTCGGTCTCGTCGCCGTCCGCGGCGTCGATGTGGGCGTCCGCGAGCAGCGTGTTCGTGTACTCGCGGACGAGGTGGCTGGCCGTGATCGAGTCCATGTCGATCGTCGGCTCGATGTCGACGACGAACTCGAGAGGGTCGTCGGCGGGTTCGAACCCGTCGCCGGCGTCGCGCTCGATCGAATCGGCGCGAACGCCGAGGGTGTCCCAGAACCGCTCGACGGCGTCGAAGCGGTAGCGCGTTCCCTCGAGGTCGATCTCGTAGGTAGTCCACTCGCCGTCCGAGTCGTCATCGGCTCGGTCGCCGTCGACCGGTTCGGGTTCGATCAGATCCTCGTAGGTGAACTCCCGTAGGATCTTCGCGAGCAGCTCCTGCCCGACGTCGGCCCAGCGGTCCTCGGTCAGCACGTCGTCTAGCGTGTCGATACCGTCGAGTCCGTACTCCGTCTCGGTGTCGTGTCGTGGATTCTGCATGGGTTACTCCGTATCAGGTGCAAGCGATCGCGGCGCGTCGGTGCGAACCGGCGCGTGGTCGGCGAACCGTTCGACGTCGAAGTCCTGGAAGACGGTGTCCCGATCGATCGGGTACACCTCGCGGTCGGCGAGTCGCTCGATGATGACCGCGTTCCGGTAACAGCCGAGTCCGAGGTCCGGCGTGCCGACGCCGTGGGTGTGCATCTCGGCGTTCTGGACGAACACGCGACCGCCGGCGTCGTCCGCCCCGCCGAGGTCCCCCTCGAGGCGGTAGTCCTCGCTCACCTGGAACCGACCCCGGTCGTCGAACGCGATCCGGTCGGCGATCGACTCGAGGAAGGTCGGCGTCGGCCGCTGATAGCCCGTTCCGAAGATCACGGCGTCGGTCTCGAGGGCGAACCGATGGTCCTGCTGGCGGTGTTCGCACTCGAGCCAGTAGCTGCCCTCGAGGCGCTCGATATCGCGGACCGCGGTCGTCGCGAGCATCCCGAAGTCGGGGTCGCGGTCGCCGATCGAGCGCTCGTAGAGGGTGTCGTAGATCCGCTCGCTGGTCTCGGGATCGATCCCCTTGTACAGCAGGTCCTGGTCGGGCAGCAACTCGTCCTTGCGAGACTGGGGCAGGTCGTAGAAGTACTCCGTGTACTCGGGCGTGAAGTGCTGGAGCCCGAGCTTCGAGTACTCCATCGGGAAGAAGCCGTCCGAGCGGGTGAGCCAGTCGAGTCGGAACCCGCGCCCGGACTGGCGCTCGAGCAGGTCGAGGACGACTTCGGCGGCGCTCTGCCCGGAGCCGACGACGGTGATCGAGTCGGCCTCGAGGACGTCCGCGCGACGGTCGAGGTAGTCGGCGGTGTGGAACAGGGGGGAGTCCCCGTCGGCGTAGTCGCGTGCGAACTCGGGCAGCGCGGGCCGGGAGCCGACGCCCATGACGAGATCGTCGGCCCGGTAGCGGTAGCGCTGGCCCGTCTCGGGGGCGACGGCCTCGACGACGAACGTCCCGGCGTCGGCCGTTTCGTCGGCACCGTCACGCCCGCTGTCCGCGTCCGCAGCCTCGTACTCGACGCTCGTCACCTCCCGGCCGAACTGCGTCGTCGGCACCGTCTCGGCGACCCAGCGCAGGTAGTCGTCGTACTCGCGGCGGGGGATCTGGAACGTCTCGTAGAAGTAGAACTCGTAGATCCGATCCCGCTCGCGGACGTAGTTGAGGAAGCTGTAGGGGTTCGTCGGATCGGCCATCGTCACCAGATCCGCGAGGAACGGCACCTCGAGCGTGGCCCCCTCGATCAGCATCCCCTCGTGCCAGGCGAACTCGGGTTCGCGCTCGAGGAAGACGGCCTCGAGGTCGCAGTCGGGATCCGCGCCGTCGAGCAGCGCCGCGAGCCCGAGGTTGAACGGCCCGAGACCGACGCCGAGGACGTCGTAGCGACCGCGATCGATGACGGGTTCGGACGCGTCGTCGTCGCCGTCGACGACGGGCACGGAGCCGTCGTCCTCAGTCATCGTCGCTCACCTCCGGCCGTCGCGGCGCCGCCTCGTCCGCGGTCGCGCCCGGCGGCCAGACCTCGCGTTCGAACCGCTCGCGTTCGCAGACGACGAGCCTGGCCGTCTTCTCCTCCTCCGCGAACTCGAACCGGCGCTCGAGCTCGCAGCCACACCGTTGGGCGGCCGCCAGCACCGCGTCGTTGCGGGCGTCGGGTTCGGACGACCGCCGGGTCTCAGGGGTGGCGGAACTGGAACGCGCGTTCGCAGACGACGAGCCTGGCCGTCTTCTCCTCCTCCGCGAACTCGAACCGGCGCTCGAGCTCGCAGCCACACCGTTGGGCGGCCGCCAGCACCGCGTCGTTGCGGGCGTCGGGTTCGGCGACGACCCGCCGGGTCTCGGGGTGGCGGAACTGGAACGCGATCATCGCCCGGAGCAGCGCCGTCCCGTACCCCTGCCCGAGATACTCCTCGGGGCCGATCAGGAGGTGAATTCCCTGGTCGGCGGGGTCGGCGTCGTAGTAGGCCGCCAGGTCGTCCTCAGCGACCCAGTAGCGCTCCCAGTAGCTCATCGGCACGTGATCCAGACAGCCGACGTACAGCGTCTGGTGGTCGTCCGCGAGCTTCTCGCGGAGCGTCGCCCGGAACTCGGGCAGCGGCTCGTCGAGTCGCCAGTAGGGCTTGACGTGATCCGAACCGAGCCAGGCGTGCAGGCGACCCAGATCCCGCTCGAGGTCGACCGGGCGGAACCCGATGTGACGGTCGATCGTCTCGTCGTAGTACTCGAAGGCTCCGGCGCGTCCGGCGAGTCGGCCGCGTCAGTGGAACCGTCCGCCGGCGGGTCGGCGAGCGGGTTCCGCACGTCGGCGTAGACCGACTGCTCGTCGAGCGAGGAGGCCTCGAGTTCGTCCAGCCCGCGGAAGCGAGTCAGCAGGTTCGCCTTGCGCGGCACCGTGTCGGACTCGAGCAGCGGGTCGAGGATCGACGTTCCGGGCCGGTCGAACTTCCGCAGGGACTCGAGTTCCTCGCGGAGGACGGCGAGCAGCCGCTCTTCGTCGACCAGTCCCGCGGTCCCGAAGGCGTTGACCACGCCGAGGGCGTTGTTGAGCACGACGTAGTAGCGGATCCGCTCGTCGGCGACCGCGTCGGGGCAGACGGTGCCGGCGCGTTCGCCGATGCCGGGACAGACGGCCTCGACGCGGTCGTAGGCGTTCTCGGGGAAGTAGTAGCCCTGGTTGTCCCGGTAGCGGAACTCGTCGGGGTAGCCCGCCTCGTCCAGCGTGAGCACGCTGTTCTGCTGGTGGGCCTCGAGCCCGATCCCCCGCTCGAGGTAGAGCCACAGCAGCGGTCGCACCGAGATTTCGAGGTAGCGGCGGAACCACTCCTCGCTGACCGCGGCGGCGTCGCGGCCCTCGCGCTCGGCGATCGAGGCGACGACGCGACCGAGTCGGGAGGTCCCGTCTCCGATCGCGTCCTGACAGAGCGCGACGACGGGCGTCGCCCGCCGGACGTCCTCGCCCCGGAAGGGGTTCGCCCGGAGAACGACCTCGAAGCCGGATTCGTCGCCCTCGACGCCCAGCGCGTCGGGATCGATCGTCAGGTAGGCCGGATCACGGATCACGTCGAAGTCGGGGAACCGATCGCGCAAGTCGTCGCCGAGCTCGGTCGCCAGCAGGTCCGAAATGGCGACCCCCCGCTCGAGTTCCGGCCGCTTGTTCGTCCGCAGCGAGTTGGTGATCTCGACGGCGAGCGAGCCCTTGACCATGAACGGCGAGTCGGGCGCGTACAGCGTCCGCACGGAGGTCGTCGGGTGGAACTCCCGTCCCAGTTCTCCCAGCGACTCGAGTTTGCCCGCGGAGACCAGATCCCGTACCTCGGGGCGCTCGAACAGCCGCTCGGCCTGCCACGGATGGACCGGCAGGAGCACGTCGTCGTCCGCGAGGCGCTCGAGGAACGCCTCGTCGACGGTCGGGTCCTCGCGAAGCGCCTCGCGGACCCACGCCGCGGCGGAGTCGTCGCGCGCGGACCCGCTCTCGACGATCGAGGGGTCGGCCCGAACGTAGTGCAGCGGGAACGAGCCCTCGAGTTCGGGGGCGTAGCGCTCGGCGTCGCGTTCCATCCCCCGGCGGCTCTTCGGCGTCGGGTGACGGAGGTGCCCGAAGACCAGCGACTGTTCGGCCTCACGGAAGGTGAAGTCCGTTCCGTACAGGGTCTCTTCGTCGCCTGCGCGGGCGTCGACGTACCGCTCGACGTTCCGGCAGGAGCGGACGACCCGCTCGATGAGGTCGTCGCGGTTCGGGTCGGCTCCCCGCTCGAGTTCGAGTTCCTTCGTCGCGAGCGTCGCCAGCGTGGTGTAGTCCAGTTCGACCGGTTCGCCGCCGGACTCGAGGGCGGTCGAATCGCCCTCTCCCGCGCCGGTTGCGGCGCGGTAGGCGGCGGGCAGATCGAACAGGTGGCGGCCCGTCGGGGACCGGTAGTCGACGGGGACGAAACACTCGATCCCCTGGCTCGCCAGCGGGATCCGCAGCACCTGCCCGCTGGCCGGTTCGCGGTCGATCGGCGCCTCCGAAGCCGGGACGAACTCGCCGACCCCGGTCTCGTGGCGGTAGCAGTTCAGGAAGCTGTGCAGCGTGGCCTCGCGCGCGATTCGCGTCGCGTCGACGCCGTGTTCGTCGGTCTCGGGTGTCGTCTGTCGTGGGCTCATGCGGAATCGATCACCTCTCGGTCGGTTTCGAGCGCCTCGCCGCGGTCGACGACCGCCTCGAGGACGCCTCGAAGGTCGGAGAGCGTCGTTCGCGGGTTCAGGAGCGTGAGCTTCAGCGCGGCGGTGCCGTCGACCTCGGTGCGGGCGAGGATGGCCTCGCCGTCGGCCAACAGCTCGTCGCGAATCGCCCGGTTCACGCGGTCGACGGCGGCGGCGGTGGAGGAGGAATCGGGACCGGATCCGGATTCGTCGTCCGGCCGGTAGCGGAAGACCACCGCGCTCAGTTCGGGGTCGCAACACAGTTCCAGCGCCGGGTCGGCCCGGATCTCGTCGGCGACCGCGTCGGCCAGCTCGCAGACGTACTCGACGCAGTCGGCCACGCCCGTCCGGCCGAGAGCGTTGAACGTCACGAACGGCTTCAGCGCGTCGAACCGGCGGGTCGTCCGGGTCGACTTCGAGACGAGGTTCGGCACCCCGGCCGCGTCGTCGCGCTCGGGGTTGAGGTAGGCCGCGTTGCGCTCGAGGTGCCGGTAGCGGTCGCCGTCGCGGAGCAGGAAGGCCCCGCAACTGATCGGCTGGTAGAACAGCTTGTGGAAGTCGACGGCGATGGAGTCGGCGCGATCGATACCCTCGAGCTTCGGCCGTAGCCGGTCGCTGATGGCGCACGCCCCGCCGTAGGCGGCGTCGACGTGGAGCCACAGGTCGCGGTCGGCGGCTCGGTCCGCCAGCGCCGCGAGCGGATCGATGCTGCCGAAGTCGGTCGTCCCGGCCGTGGCGACGATCGCGAACGGGTGGCGGCCGTCGGCCTCGAGGCGCTCGAGGGTCGCATCCAGCGCCTCGAGGTCGATCCGTCGGTCGCCGTCGGTCGGGACGGAGACGACCGCGTCCTCGCCGAGCCCGAGGTGGTGGGCGGCCTGTTCGGCGGTGAAGTGGGCGGCGTCCGAGCAGAGGAGGCGGAGGTCGGATACCGCTTCGGGTCCGAGCCCCTCCGTCTGGACGTCGCGGTCGAACCGCCGCTCGCAGTACCAGTCGCGGGCGAGCAGGAGGCCGAGGAAGTTCGACTCCGTGCCGCCGCCCGTGAAGACGCCGTCCGCGCCGGTCGGGTAGTCGAACAGGTCACAGCAGGCGTCGACGACCCGCTCTTCCAGCACGGACGCCGCGGGCGCCTGGTCGAACGAGTCCATCGACTGGTTCGTTCCCGACAGCAACAGCTCCGCGGCCAGCGCCGGGACCGTCGGCGGGCAGTGGAGGTGGGCGACGCAGCCGGGATCGTGGACGCGAACGGAGTCCGCGAGCACGTCGTCGGCGACCGTCTCGAGGGCGTCCTCGATCGACGATCCGTCGTCGGGGACGACCTCCAGGTCGGCCAGTCGCTCGCGAAGCGCCCCGTGGTCGGTCCCCGCGTAGGGGCCCTCGGCCGTCGCGAACGACTCGAGGAGGACGTCCCGCGCCCGGTCGATCGCGTCCGCGTAGGCGGCGTTGCCGTCCGGGCCGCCGAGGAACGCGGTCGCGGCCGTCGGCGGCGGCGTCGGGTCGGCGTCCGCGGCGGGAGATCGGTCCCGGTCGACCGCCCTGCGCTGGCCCGTCACGTCGGCACCTCCGTCGGCGCCCGATCGTCGGCGACGACCGCGCGAACGCTCTCGCGGACGATTTCGCCGACCTCGTCGACTTGCGATTTCGATATCGTCAGCGGCGGCAGGAACCGGACGACGCTCCCGTGGCGGCCGCCGGTCTCGACGATCAGGCCGCGGTCGAACGCTTCCGACTGGACCGCCGACGCGAGGTCTCCGTCGGCGGGGTAGTGCCCGAGCGA
This portion of the Haloterrigena gelatinilytica genome encodes:
- a CDS encoding pyridoxal phosphate-dependent decarboxylase family protein, with the translated sequence MTGQRRAVDRDRSPAADADPTPPPTAATAFLGGPDGNAAYADAIDRARDVLLESFATAEGPYAGTDHGALRERLADLEVVPDDGSSIEDALETVADDVLADSVRVHDPGCVAHLHCPPTVPALAAELLLSGTNQSMDSFDQAPAASVLEERVVDACCDLFDYPTGADGVFTGGGTESNFLGLLLARDWYCERRFDRDVQTEGLGPEAVSDLRLLCSDAAHFTAEQAAHHLGLGEDAVVSVPTDGDRRIDLEALDATLERLEADGRHPFAIVATAGTTDFGSIDPLAALADRAADRDLWLHVDAAYGGACAISDRLRPKLEGIDRADSIAVDFHKLFYQPISCGAFLLRDGDRYRHLERNAAYLNPERDDAAGVPNLVSKSTRTTRRFDALKPFVTFNALGRTGVADCVEYVCELADAVADEIRADPALELCCDPELSAVVFRYRPDDESGSGPDSSSTAAAVDRVNRAIRDELLADGEAILARTEVDGTAALKLTLLNPRTTLSDLRGVLEAVVDRGEALETDREVIDSA
- a CDS encoding lysine N(6)-hydroxylase/L-ornithine N(5)-oxygenase family protein, which produces MTEDDGSVPVVDGDDDASEPVIDRGRYDVLGVGLGPFNLGLAALLDGADPDCDLEAVFLEREPEFAWHEGMLIEGATLEVPFLADLVTMADPTNPYSFLNYVRERDRIYEFYFYETFQIPRREYDDYLRWVAETVPTTQFGREVTSVEYEAADADSGRDGADETADAGTFVVEAVAPETGQRYRYRADDLVMGVGSRPALPEFARDYADGDSPLFHTADYLDRRADVLEADSITVVGSGQSAAEVVLDLLERQSGRGFRLDWLTRSDGFFPMEYSKLGLQHFTPEYTEYFYDLPQSRKDELLPDQDLLYKGIDPETSERIYDTLYERSIGDRDPDFGMLATTAVRDIERLEGSYWLECEHRQQDHRFALETDAVIFGTGYQRPTPTFLESIADRIAFDDRGRFQVSEDYRLEGDLGGADDAGGRVFVQNAEMHTHGVGTPDLGLGCYRNAVIIERLADREVYPIDRDTVFQDFDVERFADHAPVRTDAPRSLAPDTE
- the sufU gene encoding Fe-S cluster assembly sulfur transfer protein SufU; the encoded protein is MGLGSDMYRQQILDHYKNPRNYGELEDPTFTHIGENPMCGDEIRMDVKLGDDEETIEHVAFKGDGCAISQASASMLSKELRGKTLEELQEMNRDDVIDMLGVDISPMRVKCAVLAEKVAQDGAEIYQGELDVEKTTTED
- a CDS encoding 2-phosphosulfolactate phosphatase; translated protein: MASQPPLEIDAQYADGLIPSRGQLPQEPEPANYVVIDVTHYSTTVLELFAAGAECVHVPEERGDEFAFRKDHPDAKIGGGSTDDYTPTEGYDFFNSPSYVHEVDVEGRPTAITSTNGGAAVTDLRKRGGDDVDVYIGATANAAAVADHLRGDDKPTVPVAAGSELKPSPEDTVGAVLVRRYLDGNPPSEAELAAYQEIIEAGKLAKCVDKADIRVRDLLEYSKRIDVHTAVPKLEGQRLVDVAGDEEERNAPSA
- a CDS encoding HD domain-containing protein, coding for MLEAVRTRARSYFQAAPPAHDWHHVRRVETLAETLIDRHPSDGIDERVVRLAVSLHDIGREREDAGEIDDHAVWGARESRRIFEDVGADPATIDAVAHCVRAHRYSNAVEPETLEAEIVSDADDLDALGAVGIARTFSYGGALGQEIHDPAVPVADDETASGATQYNHLHKKILELPERMYTDVGRELAERRAAFVREYVAQFDAELTGER
- a CDS encoding GNAT family N-acetyltransferase; translated protein: MDRHIGFRPVDLERDLGRLHAWLGSDHVKPYWRLDEPLPEFRATLREKLADDHQTLYVGCLDHVPMSYWERYWVAEDDLAAYYDADPADQGIHLLIGPEEYLGQGYGTALLRAMIAFQFRHPETRRVVAEPDARNDAVLAAAQRCGCELERRFEFAEEEKTARLVVCERAFQFRHP